Proteins encoded by one window of Engraulis encrasicolus isolate BLACKSEA-1 chromosome 21, IST_EnEncr_1.0, whole genome shotgun sequence:
- the LOC134437765 gene encoding uncharacterized protein LOC134437765 → MKEEETAAEMNGETKVKVKEEVKAESEVEPTLEVNTDTQQEEADLNMETDRRKEDMEMRVPASPPKSPNHSSNTPLNHQYVRLGPYRNVRFEAMTQASDDEDVPSTSRSPRGRASAMGRGHGVHGSQHSPGGRRNWEDHLSQEDLMKVRDLRMQRILYGRGQINNLNLSQAHEVLEQCLTLHPSLIFEVLNKWHGPSARPTLGPVFTGQPCWCVCGRCREMPTLVERKCCREPPATCISRVPEMEAYVLDEGGLSLARVLWNKLSPVADPQDDAEYARQYRHAAYRQFVAWRCGTLGAGQTVVVIPSCCVWAIRDHFPDPHGQYDGFILRRA, encoded by the exons ATGAAAGAGGAGGAAACAGCAGCTGAGATGAATGGTGAAactaaagtgaaagtaaaagaagAGGTGAAAGCAGAAAGCGAAGTCGAACCTACACTGgaagtaaacacagacacacaacaggaGGAAGCGGACCTTAACATGGAAACTGATAGAAGAaaagaggacatggaaatgagaGTGCCCGCATCACCACCCAAGTCACCGAACCATTCCAGTAATACGCCCCTAAACCATCAGTACGTCCGCCTGGGTCCCTACAGAAATGTG AGATTTGAGGCGATGACACAGGCATCAGATGATGAGGATGTGCCCTCAACATCCCGATCCCCCAGAGGTAGAGCATCTGCCATGGGCCGTGGACATGGAGTGCATGGTTCTCAGCATAGCCCTGGAGGTAGACGAAATTGGGAGGATCATCTCAGTCAAGAGGACTTAATGAAAGTCAGAGATTTACGCATGCAGAGGATTCTATATGGACGT GGTCAGATAAACAACTTGAACCTCAGCCAGGCACACGAAGTGTTGGAGCAGTGTTTGACTCTGCACCCAAGTTTGATTTTTGAAGTCTTAAACAAGTGGCACGGACCTTCTGCCCGTCCAACTCTTGGGCCTGTTTTCACGGGCCAGCcatgttggtgtgtctgtggtaGATGCCGAGAGATGCCGACATTGGTGGAGAGGAAATGCTGCAGAGAGCCACCAGCGACTTGCATTTCACGGGTTCCGGAAATGGAGGCATACGTTCTAGACGAGGGAGGTCTGTCCTTGGCTCGGGTGCTATGGAACAAACTGAGTCCCGTGGCGGACCCTCAGGATGATGCAGAGTACGCCAGGCAGTATAGGCATGCGGCGTACAGGCAGTTTGTTGCATGGAGGTGCGGGACTCTGGGTGCAGGACAAACAGTGGTCGTCATTCCCAGTTGTTGTGTGTGGGCCATTCGTGACCACTTTCCAGACCCACATGGGCAGTATGACGGTTTCATACTAAGGAGGGCGTAG